TGAGTGAAAGCCGCGACCCGCAGCTGCCGGTCGGCACCCGCGTGCTGCCGGTGGGCAGTATGGGCGCGTGGCAGAACGTCAAAGAGAGCGAGCCACAGTGGTGCTTTACCGTCCCGGACTTCGTCAGCGATCGCCAGGCGGCCACCAGCTACGTTAACCCGATGACCGCGCTGCTGATGCTGAAGGAAGAGCTCGACTTCGCGCCGGGCATGCGCATTATCATCAACGCCGCCAACTCGGCGATTGGCCGCACGTTAATCCGCATGGCCAGTCAGATGGGGCTGGCACCGATCGCCATCGTGCGCCGGGCGGAAAACACCGGCCTGTTCGCCGCCGACCGCACCGAACGGGTGCTGAACAGCAGCGACGGCGGCTACCCGCAGGCGCTGGCAGAGCTGAAAGCCAGCGGCGGCGTGGCGGCGATCCTCGACTGCATCGGCGGTGAGGAATCGCTGCAGCTGGCGGAGGTGCTGACGCCGGGCGGGCAGTTTATCCACTACGGCCTGCTCTCCGGCCGCCCGATCCCGGCCACCTTCTGGCGCAGCCGCCCGGATATCCGCTTCAGCAACTTTCACCTGCGCATGTGGGTACATTCGCATGAGAAAGCGCGGGTGCAGCAGCGCATTGACGAGGTGATGGCAATGATCCGCGACGGCATTATCGCCACTGAGATCGCCGCCGAATTTCCGCTGGAACAGATCCAGCTGGCGGCAGCGGCG
This portion of the Erwinia sp. E602 genome encodes:
- a CDS encoding zinc-dependent alcohol dehydrogenase family protein — its product is MKEQLFTRAMVREFGDIRDILRLESCPLPGLPAGKVRVKMAFATINPSDIITLSGAYRSRIALPFVPGFEGVGSVSESRDPQLPVGTRVLPVGSMGAWQNVKESEPQWCFTVPDFVSDRQAATSYVNPMTALLMLKEELDFAPGMRIIINAANSAIGRTLIRMASQMGLAPIAIVRRAENTGLFAADRTERVLNSSDGGYPQALAELKASGGVAAILDCIGGEESLQLAEVLTPGGQFIHYGLLSGRPIPATFWRSRPDIRFSNFHLRMWVHSHEKARVQQRIDEVMAMIRDGIIATEIAAEFPLEQIQLAAAAVLSGELKGKILLRL